One window from the genome of Hypomesus transpacificus isolate Combined female unplaced genomic scaffold, fHypTra1 scaffold_129, whole genome shotgun sequence encodes:
- the kif21a gene encoding kinesin-like protein KIF21A isoform X5: MSGGQDESSVRVALRIRPQLPREKIEGCHICTFVTPAEPQVILGKDKAFTYDYVFDMDSEQESIYASCTEKLIEGCFEGYNATIFAYGQTGSGKTYTMGTGFDVSLGVEDLGIIPRAVGHLYRGIEERCQAARDQGRPVPEFKINAQFLELYNEEVLDLFDTTRDLEARKQKSHIKIHEDANGGIYTVGVTTRTVSSEAEMLQCLKLGALCRTTASTQMNVQSSRSHAIFTIHLCQVRVCANDNQDNETDNKISNGNSEMEEFETLTAKFHFVDLAGSERLKRTGATGDRAKEGISINCGLLALGNVISALGDRSKRSSHVPYRDSKLTRLLQDSLGGNSQTVMIACISPSDRDFMETLNSLKYANRARNIKNRVMVNQDKASQQISALRTEIARLQMELMEYRTGKRMVGEDGIESISDMFHENSMLQTENSNLRVRVKAMQETIDVQKARLTQLLSDQANQTLARAGEGSEEIGNMIQGYIKEIEELRAKLLESESMNENLRKNLSRASTRQSFYGGPVTFSQALLAPEKETSDIIEIAKKDLEKLKKKERKKKKSASKEEIPDNDQDKVTERVLSEHTNEEAETELQEGSDHEEGDEEEDEEEEEMDVEESSDDSDSELDEKENFQADLANITCEIAIKQKLIDELENSQRRLHTLKQQYEQKLMMLQSKIRDTQLERDRVLQNMGSVETGSEDKAKKIKAEYEKKLSIMNKEMQKLQSAQKEHARLLKNQSQYEKQLKKLQMDVTEMKKTKVRLMKQMKEQQEKNRMTECRRNREIATLKKDQRKQEHQLKLLEAQKRQQELILRRKTEEVTALRRQARPMSGKVITRKAGFQESLQDSSYRPASGRSYTSSSTAPNGTRHYNRRSAGVYSTRISRGMWQTLERRVSDVIMQRMTICNMEADMNRLLKQREELTKRREKVTRKRDRLVGEGPEVEKAALPLREEVEALSANIDYINDSIADCQANIMQMEEAKEEGDTVDVSAVIGSCSLPEARFLLDHFMSMAINKGLQAAQKESQVKVMEGRLKQTEITSATQNQLLFHMLKEKAEFNPELDALLGNALQELGNMPVENGDDSSSDESAQSPAIEGNSLASDLMKLCGETKSRSKARRRTTTQMELLYANSESALDTPTDFSTPILPLAETPEVGVDLENYGPSVRDYMTTSPGFSSKMGSIGVINPLPSSKGSRWSTLQCVHVAEGHPKAVLCVDCTDDLLFTGSKDRTCKVWNLVTGQEIMSLAGHPNNVVSVRYSSSLVYTVSTSYIKVWDIRDSAKCIRTLSSSGLVTLGDACASNTNRTVTIPAGENQINQIALNPNGSILYAAAGNSVRVWDLRRFVSTGKLTGHLGPVMCLTVDQTGSGQDLVFTGSKDHYIKMFDVTEGALGSISPTHNFEPPHYDGIESLAVQGEALFSGSRDNGIKKWDLARKDLLQQVPNAHRDWVCALGVVPGSPALLSGCRGGVLKLWHTDTLGTLGELKGHESPINAIATNSSHLFTASDDRTVKIWRARGGMDSTLDTDNADEVASN, encoded by the exons ACGGGCTCAGGCAAGACCTACACCATGGGCACAGGCTTCGATGTGAGTCTCGGGGTGGAGGACCTGGGCATCATCCCCCGGGCTGTGGGCCACCTCTACAGGGGTATAGAGGAGCGCTGCCAGGCTGCCCGCGACCAGGGTCGGCCCGTACCCGAGTTCAAGATCAACGCTCAGTTCCTGGAG CTGTACAATGAGGAGGTGCTGGATCTGTTTGACACCACTCGGGATTTAGAGGCCAGGAAGCAGAAATCTCACATTAAGATCCACGAGGATGCCAATGGAGGAATCTACACTGTCGGCGTGACAACACGGACAGTGTCCTCTGAAgcagag atgcTGCAGTGTCTGAAGCTGGGCGCTCTGTGCCGCACCACCGCCAGCACCCAGATGAACGTGCAGAGCTCTCGCTCCCACGCCATCTTCACCATCCATCTGTGCCAAGTCCGCGTCTGCGCTAACGACAAT CAAGACAACGAGACCGACAACAAAATCTCCAATGGTAACTCCGAAATGGAAGAGTTTGAGACGCTGACGGCCAAGTTCCACTTTGTGGACCTGGCAGGTTCTGAGAGGCTGAAGAGGACCGGGGCGACCGGAGACCGAGCCAAAGAGGGCATCTCCATCAACTGTGGACTG CTTGCTCTGGGTAATGTAATCAGTGCTTTGGGAGACAGGAGCAAGCGATCTTCTCATGTGCCTTACAGAGATTCCAAACTCACCCGGCTCCTGCAAGACTCGCTGGGAGGAAACAG CCAAACAGTGATGATAGCGTGCATAAGCCCTTCGGACCGCGACTTCATGGAGACTCTGAACTCGCTGAAGTATGCTAACCGGGCCCGGAACATCAAGAACAGGGTGATGGTGAACCAGGACAAGGCCAGCCAGCAGATCAGCGCCCTGCGCACGGAGATAGCCCGGCTGCAGATGGAGCTGATGGAGTACAGGacg GGAAAGCGCATGGTGGGTGAGGACGGCATTGAGAGCATCAGCGACATGTTCCACGAGAACTCCATGCTGCAGACGGAGAACAGCAacctgagggtgagggtgaaggcCATGCAGGAGACCATCGACGTCCAGAAGGCCAGGCTCACACAGCTGCTCTCTGACCAGGCCAACCAGACCCTGGCCAGAGCTG GAGAGGGAAGTGAGGAGATTGGGAACATGATTCAAGGCTACATCAAAGAGATCGAGGAGCTCAG GGCCAAACTCTTGGAGAGCGAGTCCATGAACGAGAACTTGCGCAAAAACCTGTCCCGCGCCTCCACCCGCCAGTCCTTCTACGGCGGGCCCGTCACCTTCTCCCAGGCCCTGCTGGCGCCCGAGAAGGAGACCTCCGACATCATCGAGATCGCCAAGAAAGACCTGGAGAAGCtcaagaagaaggagaggaagaagaagaagag TGCCAGCAAGGAGGAGATCCCTGACAATGATCAAGATAAGGTGACAGAGAGGGTGCTCTCGGAACACACCAATGAGGAGGCTGAGACG GAGCTCCAGGAAGGGAGTGACCATGAGGaaggggatgaagaggaggacgaggaagaggaggagatggatgtGGAGGAGAGCTCCGATGACTCAGACTCTGAGCTGGATGAGAAAG AAAACTTCCAGGCGGATCTAGCCAACATTACCTGTGAGATCGCCATCAAGCAGAAGCTGATTGACGAGCTGGAGAACAGCCAGCGGCGGCTGCACACGCTCAAACAGCAGTACGAGCAGAAGCTGATGATGCTGCAGAGCAAGATCCGAGACACGCAGCTGGAGAGAGACCGCGTGCTGCAGAACATGG gcTCAGTGGAGACGGGCTCGGAGGACAAGGCCAAGAAGATCAAGGCCGAGTACGAGAAGAAGCTCAGCATCATGAACAAGGAGATGCAGAAGCTGCAGTCGGCGCAGAAGGAGCACGCCCGCCTGCTGAAGAACCAGTCGCAGTACGAGAAGCAGCTGAAGAAGCTGCAGATGGACGTGACCGAAATGAAGAAAACCAAG GTGCGTCTGATGAAGCAGATGAaggagcagcaggagaagaACCGCATGACAGAGTGCCGGAGGAACCGAGAGATTGCCACCCTGAAGAAAGACCAACGCAAGCAGGAG CACCAGCTGAAGCTACTGGAGGCCCAGAAGAGACAGCAGGAGTTGATACTGCGCAGGAAGACGGAGGAG GTGACTGCTCTGAGGAGGCAGGCCAGGCCCATGTCAGGGAAGGTCATCACGAGGAAGGCCGGCTTCCAGGAGTCTCTACAGGACTCCTCTTATCGCCCGGCCTCTGGTCGTTCCTACACTTCCAGCTCCACCGCTCCCAATGGAACCAG GCACTACAACAGGAGGTCTGCTGGCGTGTACTCGACCAGGATATCCAGGGGCATGTGGCAGACCCTGGAGCGCCGTGTCTCTGACGTCATCATGCAAAGGATGACCATCTGCAACATGGAGGCCGACATGAACCGCCTCCTGAAG CAACGGGAGGAGCTGACCAAGCGGCGGGAGAAGGTGACCAGGAAACGGGACCGGCTGGTAGGGGAGGGGCCCGAGGTGGAGAAAGCCGCACTTCCTCtgagggaggaagtggaggcgCTGAGCGCCAACATCGACTACATTAATGACAGCATCGCCGACTGCCAGGCCAACATCATGCAGATGGAGGAGGCCAAG gaggagggagacactgTCGATGTCTCTGCTGTGATTGGCTCCTGCAGCCTGCCTGAGGCTCGCTTCCTATTGGACCACTTCATGTCAATGGCCATCAATAAA GGGCTCCAAGCGGCCCAGAAGGAGTCCCAGGTGAAGGTGATGGAGGGCAGGCTGAAGCAGACGGAGATCACCAGCGCCACCCAGAACCAGCTGCTGTTCCACATGCTGAAGGAGAAGGCTGAGTTCAACCCTGAGCTGGACGCCCTGCTGGGGAATGCGCTTCAAG AGCTAGGTAACATGCCAGTGG AGAATGGAGATGACAGCAGCAGTGATGAGTCAGCACAGAGTCCTGCCATTGAGGGAAA CTCTCTGGCATCAGATCTCATGAAACTATGTGGAGAAACTAAATCCAGAAGCAAG GCTCGAAGGAGGACCACCACTCAAATGGAGTTGCTTTACGCCAACAGCGAGTCCGCCCTTGACACGCCCACTGACTTCTCAACCCCCATTCTGCCATTGGCTGAAACTCCTGAAGTGGGCGTGGATTTGGAGAACTATGGCCCATCTGTCAGGGACTATATGACTACTTCACCTGGCTTTTCCTCCAAAATGGGCAGCAT aggTGTCATCAACCCTCTCCCGTCCTCCAAGGGCAGCCGCTGGTCCACGCTGCAGTGTGTCCACGTGGCGGAGGGCCATCCCAAAGCAGTGCTGTGTGTAGACTGCACCGACGACCTGCTCTTCACCGGCTCCAAAG ACCGGACATGCAAGGTGTGGAACTTGGTGACGGGGCAGGAGATCATGTCGTTGGCTGGCCACCCCAACAACGTGGTGTCTGTGCGCTACAGCTCCAGCCTGGTCTACACCGTCTCCACCTCCTACATCAAGGTGTGGGACATCCGAGACTCGGCCAAGTGCATCCGCACCCTCTC GTCTTCTGGTCTGGTGACTCTGGGGGATGCCTGTGCGTCCAACACCAACCGCACAGTCACTATTCCTGCGGGAGAAAACCAGATCAACCAGATAGCCCTCAACCCCAACGGCTCAATCCTTTATGCTGCAGCTGGCAATTCTGTTAGGGTCTGGGATCTGAGGAG GTTTGTGTCCACGGGCAAACTCACAGGTCACCTGGGCCCTGTCATGTGTCTGACTGTGGATCAGACAGGTAGCGGTCAAGACTTGGTCTTCACCGGATCCAAGGATCACTACatcaag ATGTTCGACGTGACTGAGGGGGCTCTGGGTAGCATCAGCCCCACACACAACTTTGAGCCCCCCCACTACGATGGCATCGAGTCCCTGGCTGTGCAGGGGGAAGCCCTCTTCAGTGGATCAAGAGACAATGGCATCAAGAAGTGGGACCTGGCCCGCAAAGACCTGCttcag CAAGTGCCAAACGCGCACCGCGATTGGGTGTGTGCCCTGGGGGTGGTGCCTGGCTCTCCGGCTCTGCTGAGCGGCTGCAGAGGCGGCGTGCTCAAGCTGTGGCACACAGACACCCTGGGGACCCTGGGGGAGCTGAAGGGCCACGAGAGCCCCATCAACGCCATCGCCACCAACAGCAGCCACCTGTTCACCGCGTCCGA TGACCGGACAGTAAAGATCTGGCGAGCTCGAGGTGGCATGGACAGCACCTTGGACACGGACAACGCCGACGAGGTGGCCAGCAACTGA
- the kif21a gene encoding kinesin-like protein KIF21A isoform X3, with amino-acid sequence MSGGQDESSVRVALRIRPQLPREKIEGCHICTFVTPAEPQVILGKDKAFTYDYVFDMDSEQESIYASCTEKLIEGCFEGYNATIFAYGQTGSGKTYTMGTGFDVSLGVEDLGIIPRAVGHLYRGIEERCQAARDQGRPVPEFKINAQFLELYNEEVLDLFDTTRDLEARKQKSHIKIHEDANGGIYTVGVTTRTVSSEAEMLQCLKLGALCRTTASTQMNVQSSRSHAIFTIHLCQVRVCANDNQDNETDNKISNGNSEMEEFETLTAKFHFVDLAGSERLKRTGATGDRAKEGISINCGLLALGNVISALGDRSKRSSHVPYRDSKLTRLLQDSLGGNSQTVMIACISPSDRDFMETLNSLKYANRARNIKNRVMVNQDKASQQISALRTEIARLQMELMEYRTGKRMVGEDGIESISDMFHENSMLQTENSNLRVRVKAMQETIDVQKARLTQLLSDQANQTLARAGEGSEEIGNMIQGYIKEIEELRAKLLESESMNENLRKNLSRASTRQSFYGGPVTFSQALLAPEKETSDIIEIAKKDLEKLKKKERKKKKSASKEEIPDNDQDKVTERVLSEHTNEEAETELQEGSDHEEGDEEEDEEEEEMDVEESSDDSDSELDEKENFQADLANITCEIAIKQKLIDELENSQRRLHTLKQQYEQKLMMLQSKIRDTQLERDRVLQNMGSVETGSEDKAKKIKAEYEKKLSIMNKEMQKLQSAQKEHARLLKNQSQYEKQLKKLQMDVTEMKKTKVRLMKQMKEQQEKNRMTECRRNREIATLKKDQRKQEHQLKLLEAQKRQQELILRRKTEEVTALRRQARPMSGKVITRKAGFQESLQDSSYRPASGRSYTSSSTAPNGTRHYNRRSAGVYSTRISRGMWQTLERRVSDVIMQRMTICNMEADMNRLLKQREELTKRREKVTRKRDRLVGEGPEVEKAALPLREEVEALSANIDYINDSIADCQANIMQMEEAKEEGDTVDVSAVIGSCSLPEARFLLDHFMSMAINKGLQAAQKESQVKVMEGRLKQTEITSATQNQLLFHMLKEKAEFNPELDALLGNALQELGNMPVENGDDSSSDESAQSPAIEGNSLASDLMKLCGETKSRSKARRRTTTQMELLYANSESALDTPTDFSTPILPLAETPEVGVDLENYGPSVRDYMTTSPGFSSKMGSIPPSGAGKRVPEPSPLSRRKTYDKAAKVKEIKQGVINPLPSSKGSRWSTLQCVHVAEGHPKAVLCVDCTDDLLFTGSKDRTCKVWNLVTGQEIMSLAGHPNNVVSVRYSSSLVYTVSTSYIKVWDIRDSAKCIRTLSSSGLVTLGDACASNTNRTVTIPAGENQINQIALNPNGSILYAAAGNSVRVWDLRRFVSTGKLTGHLGPVMCLTVDQTGSGQDLVFTGSKDHYIKMFDVTEGALGSISPTHNFEPPHYDGIESLAVQGEALFSGSRDNGIKKWDLARKDLLQQVPNAHRDWVCALGVVPGSPALLSGCRGGVLKLWHTDTLGTLGELKGHESPINAIATNSSHLFTASDDRTVKIWRARGGMDSTLDTDNADEVASN; translated from the exons ACGGGCTCAGGCAAGACCTACACCATGGGCACAGGCTTCGATGTGAGTCTCGGGGTGGAGGACCTGGGCATCATCCCCCGGGCTGTGGGCCACCTCTACAGGGGTATAGAGGAGCGCTGCCAGGCTGCCCGCGACCAGGGTCGGCCCGTACCCGAGTTCAAGATCAACGCTCAGTTCCTGGAG CTGTACAATGAGGAGGTGCTGGATCTGTTTGACACCACTCGGGATTTAGAGGCCAGGAAGCAGAAATCTCACATTAAGATCCACGAGGATGCCAATGGAGGAATCTACACTGTCGGCGTGACAACACGGACAGTGTCCTCTGAAgcagag atgcTGCAGTGTCTGAAGCTGGGCGCTCTGTGCCGCACCACCGCCAGCACCCAGATGAACGTGCAGAGCTCTCGCTCCCACGCCATCTTCACCATCCATCTGTGCCAAGTCCGCGTCTGCGCTAACGACAAT CAAGACAACGAGACCGACAACAAAATCTCCAATGGTAACTCCGAAATGGAAGAGTTTGAGACGCTGACGGCCAAGTTCCACTTTGTGGACCTGGCAGGTTCTGAGAGGCTGAAGAGGACCGGGGCGACCGGAGACCGAGCCAAAGAGGGCATCTCCATCAACTGTGGACTG CTTGCTCTGGGTAATGTAATCAGTGCTTTGGGAGACAGGAGCAAGCGATCTTCTCATGTGCCTTACAGAGATTCCAAACTCACCCGGCTCCTGCAAGACTCGCTGGGAGGAAACAG CCAAACAGTGATGATAGCGTGCATAAGCCCTTCGGACCGCGACTTCATGGAGACTCTGAACTCGCTGAAGTATGCTAACCGGGCCCGGAACATCAAGAACAGGGTGATGGTGAACCAGGACAAGGCCAGCCAGCAGATCAGCGCCCTGCGCACGGAGATAGCCCGGCTGCAGATGGAGCTGATGGAGTACAGGacg GGAAAGCGCATGGTGGGTGAGGACGGCATTGAGAGCATCAGCGACATGTTCCACGAGAACTCCATGCTGCAGACGGAGAACAGCAacctgagggtgagggtgaaggcCATGCAGGAGACCATCGACGTCCAGAAGGCCAGGCTCACACAGCTGCTCTCTGACCAGGCCAACCAGACCCTGGCCAGAGCTG GAGAGGGAAGTGAGGAGATTGGGAACATGATTCAAGGCTACATCAAAGAGATCGAGGAGCTCAG GGCCAAACTCTTGGAGAGCGAGTCCATGAACGAGAACTTGCGCAAAAACCTGTCCCGCGCCTCCACCCGCCAGTCCTTCTACGGCGGGCCCGTCACCTTCTCCCAGGCCCTGCTGGCGCCCGAGAAGGAGACCTCCGACATCATCGAGATCGCCAAGAAAGACCTGGAGAAGCtcaagaagaaggagaggaagaagaagaagag TGCCAGCAAGGAGGAGATCCCTGACAATGATCAAGATAAGGTGACAGAGAGGGTGCTCTCGGAACACACCAATGAGGAGGCTGAGACG GAGCTCCAGGAAGGGAGTGACCATGAGGaaggggatgaagaggaggacgaggaagaggaggagatggatgtGGAGGAGAGCTCCGATGACTCAGACTCTGAGCTGGATGAGAAAG AAAACTTCCAGGCGGATCTAGCCAACATTACCTGTGAGATCGCCATCAAGCAGAAGCTGATTGACGAGCTGGAGAACAGCCAGCGGCGGCTGCACACGCTCAAACAGCAGTACGAGCAGAAGCTGATGATGCTGCAGAGCAAGATCCGAGACACGCAGCTGGAGAGAGACCGCGTGCTGCAGAACATGG gcTCAGTGGAGACGGGCTCGGAGGACAAGGCCAAGAAGATCAAGGCCGAGTACGAGAAGAAGCTCAGCATCATGAACAAGGAGATGCAGAAGCTGCAGTCGGCGCAGAAGGAGCACGCCCGCCTGCTGAAGAACCAGTCGCAGTACGAGAAGCAGCTGAAGAAGCTGCAGATGGACGTGACCGAAATGAAGAAAACCAAG GTGCGTCTGATGAAGCAGATGAaggagcagcaggagaagaACCGCATGACAGAGTGCCGGAGGAACCGAGAGATTGCCACCCTGAAGAAAGACCAACGCAAGCAGGAG CACCAGCTGAAGCTACTGGAGGCCCAGAAGAGACAGCAGGAGTTGATACTGCGCAGGAAGACGGAGGAG GTGACTGCTCTGAGGAGGCAGGCCAGGCCCATGTCAGGGAAGGTCATCACGAGGAAGGCCGGCTTCCAGGAGTCTCTACAGGACTCCTCTTATCGCCCGGCCTCTGGTCGTTCCTACACTTCCAGCTCCACCGCTCCCAATGGAACCAG GCACTACAACAGGAGGTCTGCTGGCGTGTACTCGACCAGGATATCCAGGGGCATGTGGCAGACCCTGGAGCGCCGTGTCTCTGACGTCATCATGCAAAGGATGACCATCTGCAACATGGAGGCCGACATGAACCGCCTCCTGAAG CAACGGGAGGAGCTGACCAAGCGGCGGGAGAAGGTGACCAGGAAACGGGACCGGCTGGTAGGGGAGGGGCCCGAGGTGGAGAAAGCCGCACTTCCTCtgagggaggaagtggaggcgCTGAGCGCCAACATCGACTACATTAATGACAGCATCGCCGACTGCCAGGCCAACATCATGCAGATGGAGGAGGCCAAG gaggagggagacactgTCGATGTCTCTGCTGTGATTGGCTCCTGCAGCCTGCCTGAGGCTCGCTTCCTATTGGACCACTTCATGTCAATGGCCATCAATAAA GGGCTCCAAGCGGCCCAGAAGGAGTCCCAGGTGAAGGTGATGGAGGGCAGGCTGAAGCAGACGGAGATCACCAGCGCCACCCAGAACCAGCTGCTGTTCCACATGCTGAAGGAGAAGGCTGAGTTCAACCCTGAGCTGGACGCCCTGCTGGGGAATGCGCTTCAAG AGCTAGGTAACATGCCAGTGG AGAATGGAGATGACAGCAGCAGTGATGAGTCAGCACAGAGTCCTGCCATTGAGGGAAA CTCTCTGGCATCAGATCTCATGAAACTATGTGGAGAAACTAAATCCAGAAGCAAG GCTCGAAGGAGGACCACCACTCAAATGGAGTTGCTTTACGCCAACAGCGAGTCCGCCCTTGACACGCCCACTGACTTCTCAACCCCCATTCTGCCATTGGCTGAAACTCCTGAAGTGGGCGTGGATTTGGAGAACTATGGCCCATCTGTCAGGGACTATATGACTACTTCACCTGGCTTTTCCTCCAAAATGGGCAGCAT ACCTCCCTCAGGGGCAGGAAAGAGAGTTCCGGAACCTTCCCCACTCTCTCGCAGGAAGACTTATGACAAGGCGGCTAAGGTCAAGGAGATCAAACA aggTGTCATCAACCCTCTCCCGTCCTCCAAGGGCAGCCGCTGGTCCACGCTGCAGTGTGTCCACGTGGCGGAGGGCCATCCCAAAGCAGTGCTGTGTGTAGACTGCACCGACGACCTGCTCTTCACCGGCTCCAAAG ACCGGACATGCAAGGTGTGGAACTTGGTGACGGGGCAGGAGATCATGTCGTTGGCTGGCCACCCCAACAACGTGGTGTCTGTGCGCTACAGCTCCAGCCTGGTCTACACCGTCTCCACCTCCTACATCAAGGTGTGGGACATCCGAGACTCGGCCAAGTGCATCCGCACCCTCTC GTCTTCTGGTCTGGTGACTCTGGGGGATGCCTGTGCGTCCAACACCAACCGCACAGTCACTATTCCTGCGGGAGAAAACCAGATCAACCAGATAGCCCTCAACCCCAACGGCTCAATCCTTTATGCTGCAGCTGGCAATTCTGTTAGGGTCTGGGATCTGAGGAG GTTTGTGTCCACGGGCAAACTCACAGGTCACCTGGGCCCTGTCATGTGTCTGACTGTGGATCAGACAGGTAGCGGTCAAGACTTGGTCTTCACCGGATCCAAGGATCACTACatcaag ATGTTCGACGTGACTGAGGGGGCTCTGGGTAGCATCAGCCCCACACACAACTTTGAGCCCCCCCACTACGATGGCATCGAGTCCCTGGCTGTGCAGGGGGAAGCCCTCTTCAGTGGATCAAGAGACAATGGCATCAAGAAGTGGGACCTGGCCCGCAAAGACCTGCttcag CAAGTGCCAAACGCGCACCGCGATTGGGTGTGTGCCCTGGGGGTGGTGCCTGGCTCTCCGGCTCTGCTGAGCGGCTGCAGAGGCGGCGTGCTCAAGCTGTGGCACACAGACACCCTGGGGACCCTGGGGGAGCTGAAGGGCCACGAGAGCCCCATCAACGCCATCGCCACCAACAGCAGCCACCTGTTCACCGCGTCCGA TGACCGGACAGTAAAGATCTGGCGAGCTCGAGGTGGCATGGACAGCACCTTGGACACGGACAACGCCGACGAGGTGGCCAGCAACTGA